The genomic region TGTGAGAACCGGCATTCGTCTTCACCAGATCCAGGACTTCCTTGGTGTTCCCCACCTCACCGTCAGTGAACAAGAAGAGCTGTGGAGGACAGAGCGGGTATGTTGATAATGTGTCAACGTTAAATAATGTACGTGCAGCACTGATACTGAGAATGTTTCCTGAGTAACCAAAAACACAGGTCTATTTGGTGTCCCAGTAATACCACACTCAAAATACACTGTTTTCTAGGGTGgtactctgtaactaaacatgcccAAAGCCCAAAAGGGAATTCCCTCATGGTCTAAGACATTGGTTGCTCCCGTGGGAGACCAGGGTTCATAGCCTGCGCGTTACACATGGAAAGGTGGGAGGAGTTTCAGGTGTTTCAAGAGGAACCTGTAtgaatcactgtgtgtgtgtgtgtgtgtgtgtgtgtgtgtgtgtgtgtgtgtgtgtgtgtgtgtgtgtgtgtgtgtgtgtgtgtgtgtgtgtgtgtgtgtgtgtgtaaggtataTAGAAGGCCAATGAGTGAGATGATAAGAAACAAATATTCAAATGCCACTCCACAATGATACAATAACTGACAGATTTTTGTTGACCACTCAGATAGTTGAGACACTAAAAAACAAACCTAGTCAAACATGGTACAGTGGTTCCTTTGGCATCATCAAAAATACATCATCTGTATTTTGGGTAACAGTCTTTATACATTGCGTCATCTATACACGTATGCATAAACTAAAGTAGATaaaaggacattcagaaacttacAAAGAAATGTCTGTTGGAGGATACAGTGGCAGGCCTCAGCAAAGGCATTTACATTATTGTTACCTGATAACATTGCACACAATTTATTATTTTCATCTAGATCATTTTAACTATCATTTTGGCTGGACAGCTGACGAAAAACATCATCCCGACTGTCAttgtataacccacagtaaagCAACGCATGAGGTTCTGTTACAATGGAAGCATTGTTACAGAAAGTACAGACATTTCTCTGTGGGAGTGTTtgtgaatattattatttttattcaactaggcaagtcagataagaacaaattcttatttacaatgactgcctaccccggccaaacgctAATCTGGACAacgatgggccaattgtgtgccgccctatgggactcccaatcacgtccggttgtgatacagcctggaatcgaacgagggtctgtagtgacgcctctagcactgaaatgcagtgcctgaGACTGCTGTGCCtctcggtctaaggcactgtaagGAATGTAAGGTGTGTTAGATACCTGTCTGGGCTGGTCGGGGAGGCAGGGCTGGCTGTAGATATGTTTTAAAGGCTGGAGGATCTCTGTACCTCCCAGGTCAGCCCTCATTTCTTTCACCTTCTGCAGAGCCTCATCCATAGTCTTCTGGCTGTACTCCACACTCTTACTGATGTCCagatagatatacacacacaagGTCAAAGGGTCAtcaccacaacataatacagaCCCAAGCCATGGACATTTGAATCCTTCACCTACCTGCTGCAAATTATTAGATGTAAAACAAGATTGAAACAGGGGTTGGAAGGAGAAAACACTCACGGAAAGAAGGACTCATAACTGGACCCAAAGCCGATGATGTTGAAGTAGCAGCCCATGGGCAGGCTTTTCAGCAAGAGCAGCAGAGTTTCCTGCAAGAGAGAAGTCCAACAAGTGTCTTTACTCTTCAATAAACCTTATAAGACAGTCTTAAAGAACTAGTACAGAGTAACCACTGTACTGGATTTAACTCCAAACTACCATGTGGTGAATCCTGTGCAGATTGAGCTGTTCATTCACTAGAATagggttgctgtgtgtgtgtgtgtgtgtgtgtgtgtgtgtgtgtgtgtgtgtgtgtgtgtgtgtgtgtgtgtgtgtgtgtgtgtgtgtgtgtgtgtgtgtgtgtgtgtgtgtgtgtgtgtgtgtgtgtgtgtgtgtgtgtgtgtgtgtgtgtgtgtgtaccctggcACTGCCAATACGGCCCTGTGACCCAGACCCAAAGTGCATGGGGCATTCCATGCTGCCAGAGCGATCCACTACGAACAGGAACTCCCCGTGTGAGGTCATAGATGACATCACATCCTTGGGGAACTCTGGGTACAAGCTCAGCATGACCACTGGGTCACCCATCAGAGAGcctgggggagaaagagaacgagaacgagagaaagaaatAAGTGTCCAAAAGTTTTTCTCCATTTCTATTGGACGCCTCTCCTTCAGTCTCACCATGTCCCTCTCTATAAACATGGATGACGGTAGTAGACTAGACTACTCATTGATCTCATCTACACCAATCTACAACAGAGTACACCCCCCTCACCTGGCTTGGCAGAAGCCTGTGCTGCCTCCACTATAGCAGTAGGCTGATGGGTGTCTTGGTAATACAACAACAGCTCAACATCCCGGTCAAActgatgacctgcagccagactGACCTGCAGTTAGAACATTCACATGAAGGCAGAGCAGTCAGAGAGGGAATTGAACAACTATGAAGGATTCTGATGGTTTATGGTGCTAGTGAGAGTGcaagcacacagacatacacagtgtACACATTCATACGTACGTAAAGCAACACActtacacatgaacacacacacacagtaccgtgGCTTGGGTTTTCTCTGTGTTGAGGTAGTTGAGTGGGTCCAGGGGACAGTTGGACTCTACTCCAGAGATGGGATGAGGGGACGACACATGGGCACGGAGGGACAGACTGTAGGGGACAGAACCAGCGGGCACCGAGGACACCTGGGCACTGCCAGCACTACCACTGTCTGACccttagagagagatgggtgagggagagaggaagagagaggggcgagagaccCACAGATTCAAAtgtttttgttccagcccaacactaacaCTCCTTTCATCTCATCAACAACTCACCAAGACTTTGATTAATTCAATAATGATTCAATCATTAAAACGGGAAAGTAACGAAAGCCTGCACCATCCCCTGTGGGTCTCCAATAGCAGGACTGAAGACCACTGCCCTATGGGACCAGGTACTGGTTCCTAGTCACACTGCTGCCCACAAGGTTTCTACTTTGTTTTGCACTGCCCTATGATGTATTAGTGGTTTGTGTCTCTATACAGGGGCCCATGTTCTTACCCTGGGGTTGGTAACGGGGGTTGAGCACAGCGGGCAGGCAGAGCCTCAGGCCGTCGTCAGCCTGTACAGCCAGCTCTGTCACATAGTCCAGGCTGACAGAGGCCTTCTCCCCTGGAGGCAGACTGCCCACACTCAGCTTGAACACGTCCGGGCTCTCATCACTCTCCTCCAATAGGAAAGCCTGCTGGCCCGAACTCAATGCATCATCATACTGCTCCTGTGCCTGAGGAGGGACAGAGGACCACAAGGACGCATCATCAGCctgacacagtatagtacagcagcaTACATCCAGGGGAGGGTGCCGTCTGACTGACACTAGTCAGGTCAATGGAGTTTGACAGAGAGTCGCTTTGACAAAGCAGTAGGTTGGGAACCAGTTTTACAGGGTCAAAGTCTAATACTGAGAGCAGAGAGCTGTCAACAAACATCTGAATAACTTTTGAAGGCCCCTAGGTCATAGACTGCTGGTTAACCATAAAGTGATAATAATAAGTAATGGATTGGATTTATATAGAGCCTTTCTACCAACTGAGGTACCACAAGCACTTTACATAGTAAGGGGGGAACTCATCTCATCCACCATCAATGTATAGTACCCAGCAACCATTTTGTACCAGAATGCTCACCACACACCAGATAACATGATGGAGGTGAGGAGTGATATTTACCAATTAAGAATGAAGGGATTATTAGGTTGCCATGGAACTGAGTTGCTCTTAAAACTGTGTAGTAAACACTCtaattacactagtaacaacatttGTACTAACATATTATTGATTGGTATTAACATGAAATCAACCCAAATCCTGCAATAAAGTATACTTTTGTAGATCTCAGAAAATTTCATAAAAATGTCTATAGTTGCATTTGTCTCATTATTGACTTgtcatctctcctcaccttctgTTTCTCCTGAACCTCAGCCACCACCTCAGTCTGTCCTATCTTTGCGCTGAACCTGCAGACAGCAGCCTCTCCCGGCAGAGGGAAAACAAAGATGGCCTCCAGAGGACTCTGCTCCTGGTTCTCATACTGCAGAGTGGAGCTCACAGTGGCCACATGCCCCTGCACACTCACTTCCACAGCAATACTCTTCAGAGGcactgagagaaggagggatggattgAGCAGATGGAAGAGAGAACTGACAATGACAATGTTTGGGAACAACTTGGAAATAGTCAATGTAATTCATGGCTCATCTCATGTAAATGTTTAATTTAGTGAAAAACAATATAAATGTTCTGAAGTATTTATTTCATAAaaaggaagagaaacagacaCTGGAAGTAAACAATCATGTCTGCTTTCAAACCGTACCTGGTTCATTCTTGACAGTTACCAATCCACAGCAGTTCACCATTTTGGCTCCTGTATGGAGAAGTCAGGTGTCATATCATTGTCCTTTTACCGGCATCTTACATGAATAAAGTTAATTGCAGTACAACAGTAAACAGTTAATGGTAATATGCCAAGTGTCTATGATGAATTGTTTTATAAAGGCAGCCACAGAATGCAACCACTGACAGTAGGATGACAGTCATTGAGAGGTTTATCTAACCATGTTGGCAGGGCCCTCCAACAATGTTccctaaacatttttttttaccacgGAGCAAATTTCAAGTCTGCTGAAAGCAAACTGGACATGTTTTAAATATTGTGTAACTTCCAGCACGCGTTTAATTGTGAACAcagaggctgtacccactttcaGTTACAGTTTTAACCGtgtccaagtaggctactgtggccaTTTGATCCTACTGAAggtctaccagagtggcctaccatcaaaacaatggagaaaaatgcatcccataacattttaacatggaaatagctgttctatcattcagcctacagtcacagccaatgtgtggtgttcaatgtatgaatacattacatgagacttaaaaaaaataataattatagaTCTTTTttaaacatgcagggcttgacattaacctgtttatccacttgtccttcataTAAGGAGGTGAATGAAAATGTTGTGTTTGATGCAATAAATCACTTTACAAAAtataatgcattattattcccataccattattacagagaatcagacaaattatgctaccctctgcctattggctacttagcgtATTCAAGCACACATtgtgtgctcttgtaggaagcattCACTCCCCTATttctgactacaaatgatctataacaaCTGGGCTAATTACTAAcgagcaaaggatatgaacaaaatttGCACATGCAACTTTCTTCTCAAATCAAGCACAGCTACTCACGTTCACAGCTGTAAACACAGACCAgttaaaagtaaattgcacacatccatatatggcaataGTGTATTGGCATATAAGCCTGCTGCAACTCTGATTGTTAATGCTGCACCGGTCTGTGTAGTGTAGGGGCTGAGACGTGCACAAAAGGAGTACCATAGAATCCTGCTCTGGTGccttctgcctacaacaaaatctcttgcatagtatGTTTTGGTGTGTTGCATTTAAAGTGGCTAATATTACGTCAATTCGATCCCAATTGACACGGTAAAGGGAAATGCTGATGgtgttaacagggaaaactctagagAGTAGAGAAGTTCAATCTTGTGGCTCTCTCGGTGGACAGGTATTTATTCTGGGGTCTACTGCTACCAACATTCAGTTGTTGCACCAATCACATGATTTGGTCTCACTTTTTATAATTGATAATTACCTGGCCTGTGTCCCATAATGAGCCTGCctttaatcagtggacaccactcatttttattacaacacacctgtcatagttgttttctttactaaagtagaggtttattattattgctaaaggtacAGCATAGGTGTAAAAATAACTGTTTTAGCAAGAGATTAcctaagaaagtagcagaaatatgcagaaagtagttttgaatgcattttattgaagggaaacaataacAGTCAAACAtttttggcaacatagtgatatattcttatatactgtacaatgagtaattcaactacaaaatactagtcttctcccattttTTTAAACTATTGCCCCCACCCACGAGGTGTATAAAcaacaataaatacaaatacaataagatagatacaaaacaacaacatgaagaacAGAAATCAATCAACTgtaattagcacatgtaggacaatatgcaagtgtgtgtgcatggacttagcagatgtatttctcacatgtgcagcacatcgtatttgttttacagtccttctttTGGGGGGCAGATTGCACCGTTTatttttacttaactaggcaagtcagtaaagaacaaattcttatttacaatgacagcctaccccagccaaaccctaacacgGACGActttgggccaattgtgcgccgcactatggtactcccaatcacggccggttgtgatacagcctggaatctaacctgggtctgtagtcacgcctctagcactgagatgcagtgccttagacaactGCACCACTCGGAGCCCATATAAATAAACAAGAAAACAAAGACTGCACTGTCCAAATGTTTCAACACTCATAAGATCCCAAAATGAGTAGTGAACATATTTGAATTCATCAAAACTGTAGTTCCAGTTCTTAAGAATGGGGGAGCGGAGGTAGGAGTAAATTCATTCAGGCAATTCATGCTTTGGTCTGCATGCCAGTGTTAGTTCCTGTTCTTAAGAATGGGGGAGCGGAGGTAGGAGTAAATTCATTCAGGCAATTCATGCTTTGGTCTGCATGCCAGTGTTAGTTCCTGTTCTTAAGAATGGGGGAGCGGAGGTAGGAGTAAATTCATTCAGGCAATTCATGCTTTGGTCTGCATGCCAGTGTTAGTTCCTGTTCTTAAGAATGGGGGAGCGGAGGTAGGAGCGGAGGTAGGAGTAAATTCATTCAGGCAATTCATGCTTTGGTCTGCATGCCAGTGTTAGTTCCTGTTCTTAAGAATGGGGGAGCGGAGGTAGGAGTAAATTCATTCAGGCAATTCATGCTTTGGTCTGCATGCCAGTGTTAGTTCCTGTTCTTAAGAATGGGGGAGTGGAGGTAGGAGTAAATTCATTCAGGCAATTCATGCTTTGGTCTGCATGCCAGTGTTAGTTCCTGTTCTTAAGAATGGGGGAGCGGAGGTAGGAGTAAATTCATTCAGGCAATTCATGCTTTGGTCTGCATGCCAGTGTTAGTTCCTGTTCTTAAGAATGGGGGAGCGGAGGTAGGAGTAAATTCATTCAGGCAATTCATGCTTTGGTCTGCATGCCAGTGTTAGTTCCTGTTCTTAAGAATGGGGGAGCGGAGGTAGGAGTAAATTCATTCAGGCAATTCATGCTTTGGTCTGCATGCCAGTGTTAGTTCCTGTTGGATTGGGTTGGGAAGGGATGGAATGGCATCACAGAGAGAAGTCACTGGCCAGGGAAAGCTCCACACAGCCAGTCCAGGTCACATGGTCAGAATGGTATAAAAAGGCAGTCCTGACTGTGGTTGGGAAAGAAGGCCTTTGACAGCTGTGCCAAGAAAGTGCTCCTTCATTGAAGCAGAATGCTTTAGTGCAAATGGATTGGATTGAACTAAGCCTGGGGATCTGCCATTGAACTATTGAACTGCCATTGAACTGCCATTGAACTGCCATTGAACTGCCATTGAACTGGATTGAAGTTGTAAGAAGGTTTCCCTGTCGGCTCTAACATGGGTTGGAAAAAGGTACCCATATAGTATTACCATTTGCACCTGCTATCAGTTCAAGTAAAACAGTCCTTGGTTAAGGTTGTATTATTCCAATGGAAGTTTATGAATTGTTCTGGATGAGGAAAGAGCATCTTCTACTCCATCTTGTGGTCAGTTACACACACACTTCCAATGTAGCTCTGCAATGTCTTCTGCAACACATGCTATTGAAGTTGAAATGTACAATGATTAGGTAAAGGGTGagggtagggatgtcccaaggattCAACCAACACTTTGAACCACTCAACAACCAACTGTTTCAAAGCTGCACATTCTTTTTGCCAGACAGAGACTATCTATGGCAGGGTTCCCTAGATGGTGGCCCACAGATCAGTcaacaaattatttgtaattatgttcagCTCCCCATCCATCTACTCAAGAAAAATATGTcctgtggctgaatctagttgatgatccctgatatACAGGCTGTGTGTACAGCGCACGTGTGAATAATAATCTACATAACCAACAAACAGCTTCGGTAATCCATCTGTAATTGAATAAATTAAATAGGTTGATTAAAAATAGCATTAttacaaacatttttttttttttaactggcACTGACAGGGATGATCATCTGGCCTGGAGTGTTTAGCTTCACTGTGCAGCCCTGTACGTGGAACCCTGACCCACGCACTGACAGGGGCATTCCCGTGCTAATGTTGCTTCTTCATTAAATTGGTTTAAGTTTGTATCAAGCCCTGGTTGATCATGCACCAGAACTGCTGGTTGCTGAAAAAGAACATTGCTTTGTACAGTAATACAATATTGGTCTTTCCAGAACATACAGTAATTCCTGAAAAAACAGAAGCTTTGTGCAGAAATTTACATTTTCAAGCATGAAGTTATTGTTAACAACAAAGTATGAAACCACAGCAGCCTGATGCAATAATGTCAATATATGTCCAGCCAGTGTAATCTCTGGTTGAACTGGTaaaatcagactgttaaacagccaccactaacattgagtggctgctgccaacacactgtcattgacactgacccaactccagccactttaataatgggaattgatgggaaatgtaaatatatcactagccactttaaacaatgctaccttataaaatgttacttaccctacattattcatctcatatgcatatgtatatactgtactctacatcatcgactgcatccttatgtaatacatgtatcactagccactttaactatgccactttgtttactttgtctacatactcatctcatatgtatatactgtactcgataccatctactgtatgctgctctgtaccatcactcattcatatatccttatgtacatattccttatccccttatactgtgtataagacagtagttttggaattgttagttagattacttgttggttatcactgcattgtcggaactagaagcacaagcatttcgctacactcgcattaacatctgctaaccatgtgtatgtgacaaataaaatttgatttgatttgattttttaaaatagAATGGAATGCAATAGTCAATAataaatagtactgttaggagattTGGAGAGACCGGGTAAGTCAattactaatactcttagtaaaagtatttatcttcaacacgCAATCTGTAGATTTTATacgattagatagattgaaattgtacattaaacatcacagcatagttgaaagatatgtgttgcgtagaaaaacacgaagtgggtggccagcagagagatgggatgggctgagggaagctgagggttggtgtgtggaattggagacaagtgggagtgaagttgctgtgtgagagagagagaaaaaaagtctaaataaaacatagtaaaagtagaatgacactaagtggcagtgtttttacaactaatgccagtttgcctgaggctgattccatgcaggtgtttgtacacatgcatatgcacacactcgcattcaaataaacacatacaagaacacacacatacatgtaatagtgccagaaaTGCACACAAACAAAGTAGGCATCGCTGTTATGATttcagttgtccttgatgtcctttgtttaaaatgtattctaaaaaaaatatttaaaaaaaaagtgtattgttgtttgctgttttcttctgtcttttttctctttagttcattctcttggttgttggtgcagtCGGGGGGTTCTTGGGGatggggaatggaattaattgtatCTATTTATTTTTTAGGTGGGGGGGGACTGTGGGATGGGcctcgaatggttgagggacggctattggggaactgtgtgggggggatcttggagggtttgGGTTTCACAAGATTGTGATCATGAAAAAGGAAACTTACATATTTTATATCCCTATCATGCACATGCACCCTCACACAAGGATGGCTCTGTTGCggaaagactgatacatgtttgatagtgtcttgatgctgtattgtttgtccttcatgttctaatactttaatgttaccccttccttgtgttttttgtaataaataattatttaaaaaaaaaaaatatatatatatatatagtcaatAATGTCAGGAGGTAGGCCTACCTGCCACCTGGAGGTCAGGTATGTAATCTTTCAGAGATTTAGGCTACCACAAACGGAGTTACAGATGCAAGTAAACATTTAACACTAGTTTGATCAACCAGGATTATATAAACATTTTGCAAGAAGCTTCtcagaacaaacacacacacttgcatttAGGCTACTTTATCCCATCATACCCGAGGTAGAATATGCAATAGTGCAACATTAACCACAGCAGATAAATAAGTTCGAGCCTGTGATTCATGTCTGTTCAGGGGAGACCAGGGGCAATTGTAACCGGAGGCAAATTAAACACCTTGAATTTCTACAAACCGATACAAGCTAGAGTGATGAAACTCACTCAGTATGCCCATTTTGGTCCTATCCCGGCTTGAAAAGTCTCACTATCTGCATGTTTTATGGGCAAATGTTTGCGcttttgggggtggggggggactaTGTCATTGTACTGTCCTGAGCATTAACATCTATATGTTGGATAGCATGAATGACATGACTATTGTTGTCTCTTGATAGGCCCGTGAGGTTGTCAAGACTGCTAGGGTTGGAGCAATTGTAGCGCAGTATTAAAATGATCCTGAGCCAAGCAGCTGAATTATGAAAACAAGTGATTTTATCCTGAAGATGGTACGAATTCTACAAAAAATGTCTTTAAATAGCCTTGCTGTCCTGTAGAGCAATGGTTTCCCAACCTTATTCAGTTAATGTAACACCAAGTACATTTTGCTCTGTTCAGAGTACCACTGAAGTACCCCCTTATGTATattttaccagtaggcctatggtctcatgagtcttctcaagtaccccctgtggatggGCCAAGTACTCCCAGAAGTGGAAAGCCAAATAAGTTGCAAACAATATATTCTGGGCACCATCAGACTACTCAAGATGTTTTGAGAGGAACAAAATGTTCATGCAGAAACAGGGGTGTAACTGTAAATATTGGTTACGTAAAGAAATAGCTATATATGATGATGATATGTAGCCTAGGAAGCCAATAATGCGTGTTCGATATGCACTAGGCTAGATATGCACATTGGTTGCCTAGGCTAGATAATTTGCTAATTCATAAACGTTAATGATATAcagtaatatttccaacaattgtttacagacagactattttgcatataattcactgtgtcacaattccagtgggtcagaagtttgcatacactaagttgactgtgcctttaaacagctggagaaattccagaaaattatatcatggctttagaagcttggagatgtacctgtggatgtatttcaaggcctaccttcaaactcagtgcctctttgcttgacatcatgggaaaatccaaaaaagaaatcagccaagacctcagaattttatttttagacctccagaagtctggttcatccttggtagcaatttccaaatgcctgacggTGCGGctttcttttattttcaagtttctactccgctagccagcacctcgtcttaataggtgtgcgtttctttttcttctagatcaaacgcctgaaggtaccacgttcatctgtacaaacaatagtacgcaagtataaacaccatgggaccacgcagccgtcataccgctcaggaaggagacgccttctgtctcctagagattaacgtactttggtgcgaaaggtgcaaatcaatcacagaacaacatcaaaggaccttttgaagatgctggaggaatattcacagtaaaacaagtcctatatcaacataacctgaaaggccgctcagcaaggaagaagctactgctccaaaactgccataaaaaagccagactacggtttccaacttcacatggggacaaagattgtactttttggagaaatgccctctagtctgatgaaacaaaaatgtttggccataatcaccatcgttatgtttggaggaaaaaggggaggcttgcaagccaaaaaacaccatcccaaccgtgaagcacaggggtggcagcatcatgttgtggggatgttttgctGCAGTAgtaactggtgcacttcacaaaatagatggcatcatgaggtggggaaattgtggatatatttaagtaacatcaagacatcagtcaggaagttaaagcttggtcgcaaatgggtcgtccaaatggacaatgaccccaagcatacttccaaagttgtggcaaaatggcttaaggacaacaaagtcaaggtattggagtggccaacacaaagccctgacctcaatcctatagaaaatgtgggcagaactgaaaaagtgtgtgtgagcaaggaggcctacaaacctgactcagttacaccagctctgtcaggaggaatgggccaaaattcacccaacttaatatggaaagctacctgaaacatttgacccaagttaaaccatttaaaggcaacgctaccaaatactaattgagtgcatgtaaacctctgacccactgggtatgtaattaaataaaagctgaaataaaaatcactattattctgacatttcacattcttaaaataaagtggtgatcctaactgacctaaaacatggattttttactaggatgaaatgtcaggaattgtgaaactgagtttaaatgtatttggctaaggtgtatgtgaacttctgacgtcaacaataaataaataaataaattaagtgagtttattttttaaagtttatcagggggtgctgcagcaccctcaacACCCCTACTTCAAGCAGCTATGGATGGAAGTGTCTTACATAAGAAAATGACTGGCCTAGTTCAAGTGGGCTCCGGGCAATAGAGTAACACACACAAAATCACAATTGCCTCTGGTCTCCCCAAAATGATTAATTTCTGAACGTTCTGTAACGTTGCGCACTCTAGAACAGACACTGAGGCGTGGTCACTTTGCTCGTTGCTCCGCTGT from Oncorhynchus keta strain PuntledgeMale-10-30-2019 chromosome 18, Oket_V2, whole genome shotgun sequence harbors:
- the LOC118375353 gene encoding LOW QUALITY PROTEIN: von Willebrand factor A domain-containing protein 5A-like (The sequence of the model RefSeq protein was modified relative to this genomic sequence to represent the inferred CDS: inserted 2 bases in 1 codon), yielding MVNCCGLVTVKNEPVPLKSIAVEVSVQGHVATVSSTLQYENQEQSPLEAIFVFPLPGEAAVCRFSAKIGQTEVVAEVQEKQKAQEQYDDALSSGQQAFLLEESDESPDVFKLSVGSLPPGEKASVSLDYVTELAVQADDGLRLCLPAVLNPRYQPQGSDSGSAGSAQVSSVPAGSVPYSLSLRAHVSSPHPISGVESNCPLDPLNYLNTEKTQATVSLAAGHQFDRDVELLLYYQDTHQPTAIVEAAQASAKPGSLMGDPVVMLSLYPEFPKDVMSSMTSHGEFLFVVDRSGSMECPMHFGSGSQGRIGSARETLLLLLKSLPMGCYFNIIGFGSSYESFFPKSVEYSQKTMDEALQKVKEMRADLGGTEILQPLKHIYSQPCLPDQPRQLFLFTDGEVGNTKEVLDLVKTNAGSHRCFSFGIGEGASTALISGVAKQARGHAQFITGQDRMQPKVMQSLRFALQPAVVDISVKWNVPKEVSVTLCXSTNRSDFQGQRALLYAQLTGKSSGDTEGSVTVKYSLAKQPVENQLSFSLKPTEDTGMTVHRLGARTLIQSLEVEEREQDDEKEGVKEKVIELSVQSGVSSAFTAFIAVHKGDGEALQGQLLHRHVPTPMLNLRGCSLTDCDFSSSVLERGMKLSELDDRADQLLCSASEFVVGTKSKCMSAKKKAEGSLASRVKGFFSKQLGFFSKQGACEVLECDEDCDEDSPAPTSKPVRDPLLQLISLQKASGSWVLEAALAEVLVKTEEEVSKPKPEQVDQEVWATVLALVWLYGFKMEAQEDWQFLAMKAVSWIQAQKVASVSECVQAGNTLLGCQVQKDTLGL